A single genomic interval of Oceanithermus profundus DSM 14977 harbors:
- a CDS encoding DUF2905 domain-containing protein gives MSELGRWLVAVGLLIVFAGLLLWWWPALFGWFGHLPGDLRFERDGVRVFVPVTSMLLVSLILTLGLNLALWLLAALSR, from the coding sequence ATGAGCGAGCTGGGCCGCTGGCTGGTGGCCGTGGGGCTGTTGATCGTCTTTGCCGGGTTGCTGCTTTGGTGGTGGCCGGCGCTCTTCGGCTGGTTCGGCCACCTGCCGGGCGACCTGCGCTTCGAGCGCGACGGCGTGCGGGTCTTCGTCCCCGTCACCTCCATGCTGCTCGTCAGCCTGATCCTCACCCTGGGGCTCAACCTGGCGCTGTGGCTGCTCGCCGCCCTTTCGCGCTAG
- a CDS encoding GNAT family N-acetyltransferase — MIEVREASGTEEVMLTEDLQIAAWGFSEREIAPHSALVASQHSGGLVALAWAGGEAVGFVWGFPAFEGGRVWHHSHQMGVRPDWQGKGVALALKRYQRRWALERGYDLVTWTFDPLLTKNARFNLGKLGAWAGRYFPDFYGLRTGLYAGIPADRLLISWELEHPRVRERLERIPPPPEPEGEPLALTRGEGLGLVPERLLTPSAPRVYLEVPPDLDALKASDLGLAEAWRLFTREAFTWAFAHGYRAVDLARRGPRVFYQLERPGDPAGRSG; from the coding sequence ATGATCGAAGTGCGCGAGGCGAGCGGCACCGAAGAGGTGATGTTGACCGAGGACCTGCAGATCGCCGCCTGGGGGTTCAGCGAGCGCGAGATCGCGCCGCACTCGGCGCTGGTGGCGAGCCAGCACTCGGGCGGCCTCGTCGCCCTGGCCTGGGCCGGGGGCGAGGCCGTGGGCTTCGTCTGGGGCTTCCCGGCCTTTGAGGGCGGCCGCGTCTGGCACCACTCGCACCAGATGGGCGTGCGCCCCGACTGGCAGGGCAAGGGGGTGGCGCTGGCGCTCAAGCGCTACCAGCGCCGCTGGGCGCTGGAGCGCGGCTACGACCTGGTCACCTGGACCTTCGACCCGCTGCTCACCAAGAACGCGCGGTTCAACCTCGGAAAGCTCGGCGCCTGGGCGGGCCGCTACTTCCCCGACTTCTACGGCCTGCGCACCGGCCTGTACGCGGGCATCCCCGCGGACCGGCTGCTCATAAGCTGGGAGCTCGAGCACCCGCGGGTGCGCGAGCGGCTGGAGCGCATCCCGCCCCCGCCCGAACCCGAAGGGGAACCCCTGGCGCTCACCCGGGGGGAGGGCCTGGGCCTGGTCCCCGAGCGCCTGCTCACCCCGAGCGCCCCGCGCGTCTACCTGGAGGTGCCGCCCGACCTCGACGCCCTCAAGGCCAGCGACCTGGGCCTCGCCGAGGCCTGGCGGCTCTTCACCCGCGAGGCCTTCACCTGGGCCTTCGCCCACGGTTACCGTGCGGTGGATCTGGCCCGCCGGGGGCCGCGGGTCTTCTACCAGCTCGAGCGCCCAGGGGACCCGGCCGGCCGCAGCGGCTAA
- a CDS encoding ROK family protein, with protein MATLGIDLGGTKIALGVLEGGRLIQRGRITTPREGAEAVLQAMIAAANEALAEAGAPVTAVGVGTPGPIDYERGVVVFAPNIARFRDVPLRARLEEALQRPVALENDANAAALAEHHLGAARGAASSFFVTVSTGIGGGLVADGRVWRGAYGQAGEFGHLTVLPGGPVCGCGNAGCLEAVASGRALARDASYAYAEPLDTPELFARWRAGEAKAARIVEAAADYLGQALADAQKLWDPEVVVVGGGVALGGGEVWLERVRRAFERHAAGWRTAPLLPARLGEDAGVIGAALAARALAPEGP; from the coding sequence GTGGCGACGCTCGGGATTGACCTGGGGGGCACCAAGATCGCCCTGGGGGTGCTCGAAGGCGGACGCCTGATCCAACGCGGCCGCATCACGACCCCCCGGGAGGGTGCGGAGGCCGTCTTGCAGGCGATGATCGCGGCGGCCAACGAGGCGCTGGCCGAGGCCGGGGCGCCGGTGACGGCCGTGGGGGTGGGCACCCCGGGCCCCATCGACTACGAGCGCGGCGTCGTCGTCTTCGCGCCCAACATCGCGCGGTTCCGCGACGTTCCCCTGCGCGCGCGGCTTGAGGAGGCCTTGCAGCGCCCCGTGGCGCTCGAGAACGACGCCAACGCCGCGGCGCTGGCCGAACACCACCTGGGCGCGGCCCGGGGCGCGGCGAGCTCGTTTTTCGTGACCGTCTCCACCGGCATCGGCGGCGGCCTGGTGGCGGACGGCCGCGTCTGGCGCGGCGCCTACGGCCAGGCGGGCGAGTTCGGCCACCTCACCGTCCTGCCGGGGGGTCCGGTCTGCGGTTGCGGCAACGCCGGCTGCCTGGAGGCGGTGGCGAGCGGGCGGGCGCTGGCGCGCGATGCCAGCTACGCCTACGCCGAACCCCTGGACACGCCCGAACTGTTCGCGCGCTGGCGCGCCGGCGAGGCCAAGGCCGCGCGCATCGTCGAGGCCGCCGCGGACTACCTGGGCCAGGCGCTCGCGGACGCTCAGAAGCTGTGGGATCCGGAGGTCGTCGTCGTCGGCGGTGGGGTGGCCCTCGGCGGCGGCGAGGTCTGGCTCGAGCGCGTGCGCCGGGCCTTCGAGCGCCACGCGGCGGGGTGGCGCACCGCCCCGCTTTTGCCTGCGCGCCTGGGCGAGGACGCGGGCGTGATCGGCGCGGCGCTGGCGGCGCGCGCGCTGGCTCCGGAAGGCCCTTAG
- the rsmI gene encoding 16S rRNA (cytidine(1402)-2'-O)-methyltransferase, whose protein sequence is MRKLVLVPTPIGHLADVTLRALEVLKEAEVVACEDTRRTAKLLRHYGIATPLVRVDQHTLDRAERLLEEHAYVAYASDAGTPGISDPGAELVARALARGFRVEVLPGPTAFVPALVASGLPTARFVFEGFLPTGRARRPRLEALRREARTVVLYEAPHRLERTLSDLLAIYGPDHPVALARELSKKHEEIWRGRLEEALARFRKPRGEFVIVLGPRELPEDRPDAAALAAELAAEGLGGRALAEALEARSVPRNEARKWAYRKEKA, encoded by the coding sequence ATGCGCAAGCTGGTGCTCGTGCCCACGCCGATCGGCCACCTGGCCGACGTGACGCTGCGGGCGCTCGAGGTGCTGAAGGAGGCCGAGGTGGTGGCCTGCGAGGACACCCGGCGCACGGCCAAGCTGCTGCGGCACTACGGCATCGCCACGCCGCTGGTTCGGGTCGACCAGCACACGCTGGACCGCGCCGAGCGGCTGCTCGAGGAGCACGCCTACGTGGCCTACGCCTCTGACGCCGGCACCCCGGGCATCAGCGACCCCGGCGCCGAGCTGGTGGCGCGGGCGCTCGCCAGGGGCTTTCGCGTCGAGGTGCTGCCGGGGCCGACGGCCTTCGTGCCCGCCCTCGTGGCCTCGGGGTTGCCCACGGCGCGGTTCGTCTTCGAAGGGTTCCTGCCGACCGGCCGCGCCCGCAGGCCGCGGCTCGAGGCCCTGAGGCGCGAGGCGCGCACCGTGGTGCTCTACGAGGCGCCCCACCGGCTCGAGCGCACGCTGTCCGACCTGCTGGCGATCTACGGTCCCGACCACCCGGTCGCGCTGGCGCGCGAGCTGTCCAAGAAGCACGAGGAGATCTGGCGGGGCCGGCTCGAAGAAGCGCTTGCGCGGTTCCGGAAGCCGCGCGGCGAGTTCGTGATCGTCCTGGGGCCCCGCGAGCTTCCCGAAGACCGCCCCGACGCCGCGGCGCTGGCCGCGGAGCTCGCCGCCGAGGGGCTCGGCGGCCGGGCGCTGGCGGAGGCGCTCGAGGCCCGGAGCGTGCCCCGCAACGAGGCCCGCAAGTGGGCCTACCGAAAGGAGAAGGCATGA
- the pfkA gene encoding 6-phosphofructokinase has translation MKRIGVMTSGGDAPGMNAALRAVVRWAAANEVEVVGIRRGYAGMIEGEFVPLAPRDVANIIQRGGTILRTARSKAFLEPEGRAEAARRLAEAKIDGLVAIGGDGTFRGAIKMTQEHRIPIVGVPGTIDNDLYGTDFTIGFDTAVNTALDAIDRIRDTAASHERVFFIEVMGRHAGFIALDVGLAGGAEVIALPEIPTGPEEIAEQIRLSEAKGKHSSIIVVAEGAYPGGADTLMKAAQQIHPFEGRVTVLGHIQRGGSPTARDRVLASRLGAAAAETLVSGSSGVMLGEVEGEIALTPLAEAVERRKPIDRSVYDLATVLAE, from the coding sequence ATGAAGCGGATCGGTGTGATGACCAGTGGGGGCGACGCCCCCGGCATGAACGCCGCCCTGCGGGCGGTGGTGCGCTGGGCGGCGGCGAACGAGGTCGAGGTGGTGGGCATCCGACGCGGCTACGCGGGGATGATCGAGGGCGAGTTCGTTCCGCTGGCGCCGCGCGACGTGGCCAACATCATCCAGCGCGGCGGCACGATCTTGCGTACCGCGCGCAGCAAGGCGTTCCTGGAGCCCGAGGGGCGCGCCGAGGCGGCGCGCCGGCTGGCCGAGGCGAAGATCGACGGCCTGGTGGCCATCGGCGGCGACGGCACCTTCCGCGGCGCCATCAAGATGACCCAGGAGCACCGCATCCCCATTGTGGGGGTGCCGGGGACGATCGACAACGACCTCTACGGCACCGACTTCACCATCGGCTTCGACACCGCGGTCAACACCGCGCTGGACGCCATCGACCGCATCCGCGACACCGCCGCCAGCCACGAGCGCGTCTTCTTCATCGAGGTGATGGGCCGGCACGCCGGCTTCATCGCCCTCGACGTCGGGCTCGCCGGCGGAGCCGAGGTGATCGCGCTGCCCGAGATCCCCACCGGCCCCGAGGAGATCGCCGAGCAGATCCGGCTATCCGAGGCCAAGGGCAAGCACTCCTCGATCATCGTCGTGGCCGAGGGGGCCTACCCCGGCGGCGCCGACACGCTGATGAAGGCCGCGCAGCAGATCCACCCCTTCGAGGGGCGGGTCACCGTGCTGGGCCACATCCAGCGCGGGGGTTCGCCGACCGCGCGCGACCGGGTGCTGGCCAGCCGCCTGGGGGCGGCGGCCGCCGAGACGCTGGTTTCGGGCAGCAGCGGGGTGATGCTCGGGGAGGTCGAGGGCGAGATCGCGCTCACGCCGCTGGCCGAGGCGGTGGAACGGCGCAAGCCGATCGACCGCAGCGTCTACGACCTGGCGACGGTGCTGGCCGAGTA
- a CDS encoding putative signal transducing protein, with amino-acid sequence MKRRHAGTDYVMLLECEPVLAEPIVRRLREAGIAARVFGPYADFAGILPEATGPVGVWVPEAAEAEARALLEDAGGDARD; translated from the coding sequence GTGAAGAGGCGTCACGCCGGCACCGACTACGTGATGCTGCTCGAATGCGAGCCGGTCTTGGCCGAACCGATCGTGCGGCGGCTGCGCGAGGCGGGCATCGCCGCGCGCGTCTTCGGGCCCTACGCCGACTTCGCCGGCATCCTGCCCGAGGCCACCGGCCCCGTGGGGGTCTGGGTGCCCGAGGCGGCCGAGGCCGAGGCGCGCGCCCTGCTGGAGGACGCGGGTGGCGACGCTCGGGATTGA
- a CDS encoding DMT family transporter produces MNAHLRGLLALTFVTLIWGSTFVVVKGALEQFPPSLLMLLRFLVGAAFFLPFWKRARGAWGPGLDLAFWAFLGYATQTIGLLYTTAGRSAFITALSVVLVPVIAGLAGRRVPVWVWLGALASFVGVGMLAYDGSPPNAGDLWTLATAVTYAVYILRLELHTRTHDAFVLSLTQLVGLSLFVGAWAWVSGDLAALAGLAVPWAAVLYLGVAATALTTWLMAVGQRSVSAPEAAVIYSMEPVWAATFAYFVLGEVLGLRGLVGGALVVLAVAVVQWSAAAAERGRTAG; encoded by the coding sequence GTGAACGCCCACCTGCGCGGGCTTCTTGCGCTCACCTTCGTTACGCTGATCTGGGGCTCGACCTTCGTGGTGGTCAAGGGGGCGCTCGAGCAGTTTCCGCCCAGCCTGCTCATGCTGCTCCGCTTCCTGGTGGGCGCAGCCTTCTTCCTGCCCTTCTGGAAGCGGGCCCGCGGCGCCTGGGGTCCGGGCCTGGACCTGGCCTTCTGGGCCTTTTTGGGCTACGCCACCCAGACGATCGGCCTGCTCTACACCACCGCCGGGCGCAGCGCCTTCATCACCGCGCTCAGCGTGGTGCTGGTGCCGGTTATCGCGGGCCTCGCGGGCCGGCGCGTGCCCGTCTGGGTCTGGCTCGGAGCCCTGGCCAGCTTCGTGGGGGTGGGCATGCTCGCCTACGACGGCAGCCCGCCGAACGCGGGCGACCTCTGGACGCTGGCCACCGCCGTGACCTACGCGGTCTACATTCTGCGGCTGGAGCTGCACACCCGCACGCACGACGCCTTCGTGCTCAGCCTCACCCAGCTCGTGGGGCTCAGCCTCTTCGTGGGCGCCTGGGCCTGGGTGAGCGGCGACCTGGCGGCGCTGGCGGGGCTTGCGGTCCCCTGGGCGGCGGTGCTCTACCTGGGGGTGGCCGCCACCGCGCTCACGACCTGGCTGATGGCCGTGGGCCAGCGCAGCGTGAGCGCGCCCGAGGCGGCGGTGATCTACTCGATGGAGCCCGTCTGGGCGGCGACCTTCGCTTACTTCGTGCTGGGCGAGGTGCTCGGCCTGCGGGGGCTGGTCGGGGGCGCGCTGGTGGTGCTGGCCGTCGCGGTGGTGCAGTGGAGCGCTGCGGCGGCCGAACGGGGCCGCACCGCCGGGTAG